One Spinacia oleracea cultivar Varoflay chromosome 4, BTI_SOV_V1, whole genome shotgun sequence DNA segment encodes these proteins:
- the LOC110787775 gene encoding F-box protein At1g10110, which produces MADWSKLTTDVLCEIALKLDAVEDLVDFSAVCSSWYCVYTMIKKKWTAKMPWLMLAENTEEEDNPNYIRKTFCHMRERCYSLSLPQSFGARCWGSSSGWIVTFDFKLELHMLNPFSGVRIRLPDPPPQRDPFIHSNDEDRKIILEIKRLEQVEKVVVLGGDEYDDDCVVVVIYDFKMCRVAYTRPKYDQSWTFVRTPKTCRAYDVVRRGSQILIVYGNGGLGCFDISADEGGQPVRAREYVPAPPPEFLGSLPGLLHGIYLVIFLCFFGTRN; this is translated from the coding sequence ATGGCTGATTGGTCCAAATTGACTACTGACGTACTTTGTGAAATTGCATTGAAACTAGATGCCGTAgaagatttggttgatttttctgctGTATGTAGTTCATGGTATTGTGTTTATACTATGATTAAAAAGAAGTGGACCGCGAAAATGCCATGGCTGATGCTGGCGGAAAACACAGAAGAAGAAGACAACCCTAATTATATTAGGAAAACATTTTGTCATATGAGGGAACGCTGTTATTCGTTAAGCCTCCCTCAAAGTTTTGGGGCAAGATGTTGGGGTTCATCCTCTGGTTGGATTGTGACATTTGATTTTAAACTAGAGTTGCATATGTTGAACCCATTTTCCGGGGTTCGAATTCGCCTTCCCGATCCCCCTCCACAACGAGATCCTTTTATTCATAGTAATGACGAGGacagaaaaataattttagagatCAAAAGACTAGAACAAGTGGAGAAGGTTGTTGTTTTAGGAGGCGATGAGTATGACGATgattgtgttgttgttgttatataTGATTTTAAAATGTGTCGTGTAGCTTATACAAGGCCGAAGTACGATCAATCTTGGACATTTGTTAGAACGCCAAAGACTTGTCGGGCTTATGATGTTGTGCGTCGTGGTTCACAGATTTTGATCGTATATGGTAATGGTGGCTTGGGGTGTTTTGACATTAGTGCAGATGAAGGCGGACAACCTGTAAGGGCTCGGGAATATGTACCTGCACCACCTCCAGAGTTTTTGGGTTCGCTACCTGGCTTGTTGCATGGAATATATTTGGTGATATTCTTATGTTTCTTCGGTACAAGGAATTAG